The Streptomyces sp. NBC_00440 genome contains a region encoding:
- a CDS encoding TetR/AcrR family transcriptional regulator, with translation MTSTGTGGKAVAAPRRARTNKAASISHAACEVFGRDGYSRASIDTIAAEAGASTRTLYNHFPGGKEELFRTVVQWSSGQVRDAQLALLKRYLDVDRLPRAADLERDLLALARAWVGLMAEFRNHFSLVRHIYAEAGHVPAEVLDAWQEAGPRAVVRQFAVAMAALDAAELVDVRGDPAQAAAHFMTLTSTDIVHRSYWGISPLPPEETDRITAVGVQVFLRAYGR, from the coding sequence ATGACCAGCACGGGTACCGGAGGGAAGGCGGTGGCCGCGCCGCGCCGCGCCAGGACGAACAAGGCGGCGTCGATCTCGCACGCCGCCTGCGAGGTGTTCGGGCGGGACGGTTACTCGCGCGCGAGCATCGACACGATCGCCGCCGAGGCCGGCGCCTCCACTCGTACCCTGTACAACCACTTCCCCGGCGGGAAGGAAGAGCTCTTCCGTACGGTGGTGCAGTGGAGTTCGGGCCAGGTGCGGGATGCTCAACTGGCCCTGCTGAAAAGGTATCTGGACGTGGACCGGCTGCCGCGCGCGGCGGATCTGGAGCGGGACCTGCTGGCTCTCGCCCGTGCCTGGGTCGGCCTGATGGCGGAGTTCCGCAACCACTTCTCGCTGGTGCGGCACATCTACGCGGAGGCCGGACACGTCCCGGCCGAGGTCCTGGACGCCTGGCAGGAGGCCGGGCCGCGTGCGGTGGTGCGGCAGTTTGCCGTCGCGATGGCCGCGCTGGACGCGGCGGAGCTGGTCGATGTGCGCGGCGACCCCGCACAGGCCGCCGCGCACTTCATGACGCTGACGTCGACCGACATCGTGCACCGGTCGTACTGGGGCATCAGCCCGCTGCCCCCGGAGGAGACCGACCGGATCACGGCAGTCGGGGTGCAGGTCTTCCTGCGGGCGTACGGCCGCTGA
- a CDS encoding NADPH-dependent FMN reductase, which translates to MPETDIETANASRTGAAAGAAAGTAPGSAPAGGGVRRDSALRVAVIVGSVRGGRLGPTVTDWFTGAVSDRTDIELDVVDVAELELPVHMPGWDGLPATSAETRAALGDVSPRLAGADAFVVVTPEYNHSFPASLKNLIDWHYSQWQAKPVGFVSYGGLGGGLRAVEQLRQVFAELHAMTVRDSVSLHGPWSGLGADGKPLDEAVCAGAAKGMVDQLVWWGRALRTARADHPYGS; encoded by the coding sequence ATGCCCGAGACCGACATAGAGACTGCGAACGCTTCCCGGACCGGGGCCGCCGCCGGGGCCGCCGCCGGGACTGCTCCCGGGTCCGCTCCCGCCGGTGGCGGCGTCCGCCGGGACTCCGCCCTCCGGGTCGCCGTCATCGTCGGGAGCGTCCGGGGCGGCCGTCTGGGGCCGACGGTCACCGACTGGTTCACCGGCGCCGTCAGCGACCGTACGGACATCGAGCTGGACGTCGTCGACGTCGCGGAGCTGGAACTCCCGGTGCACATGCCCGGCTGGGACGGCCTGCCCGCCACCTCTGCGGAGACCCGGGCGGCGCTGGGCGACGTCAGCCCGAGGCTGGCCGGGGCGGACGCGTTCGTCGTCGTCACGCCCGAGTACAACCACAGCTTCCCGGCCTCGCTCAAGAACCTCATCGACTGGCACTACAGCCAGTGGCAGGCCAAGCCGGTCGGCTTCGTCTCGTACGGCGGGCTCGGCGGCGGGCTGCGCGCGGTCGAGCAATTGCGGCAGGTCTTCGCCGAGCTGCACGCGATGACCGTGCGGGACTCCGTCAGCCTGCACGGGCCGTGGTCCGGGCTCGGCGCGGACGGCAAGCCGCTCGACGAGGCGGTCTGCGCGGGCGCCGCCAAGGGCATGGTCGACCAGCTGGTCTGGTGGGGCCGCGCGCTGCGCACCGCCCGCGCCGACCACCCGTACGGCAGCTGA
- a CDS encoding DHA2 family efflux MFS transporter permease subunit: MPTADLRAGAAPGLTGILTVVIVGSVMAVLDVTIVNVALHPLAVAFGAPVSTVQWVSTGYTLALTAVIPLAAWAMRRFGAKRTYLTAIALFAFGSGLAALSWNIETLVLFRVVQGLGGGLLMPVGMAMVVRAADRERMGRPMALLGIPVLIGPVSGPVLGGWLIDAASWHWIFLVNLPIGAVALVLAARLLRRDEPQPSQPLDVPGLLMLSPGLALLIYGLSTGGAHAGLTSPGALLPAVAGLLLTAGFVVRGLTARYPLLKLRLFRDRTFAAGIATMLLFPCGYFGSMLLTPMYYQTARGLSATRAGLLGIPLAVAVGISMQIATRRTDRVSPRLIVVSGTAVAALGLSLFAVQVGPDTPYWRLCAAMLVMGSGVGMVMMPVNTVATRGLAPDDVPSGSTVLNIVSQVGTSAGTALVSVLLASRPSGPPGGAGRADAFQFTYWWAVGLLALAAVPALLLPKGRRAPAEGPAEPLRRPVPDRRTPA, encoded by the coding sequence ATGCCTACCGCAGACCTCCGCGCCGGAGCGGCTCCCGGACTGACCGGCATCCTCACCGTCGTCATCGTCGGCTCGGTCATGGCCGTGCTGGACGTGACCATCGTCAACGTCGCCCTGCACCCGCTCGCCGTCGCGTTCGGGGCCCCGGTCAGCACCGTCCAGTGGGTGTCGACCGGCTACACGCTGGCGCTCACCGCCGTCATCCCGCTCGCGGCCTGGGCCATGCGCCGCTTCGGCGCCAAACGCACCTATCTCACCGCCATCGCCCTCTTCGCCTTCGGCTCCGGGCTGGCCGCGCTCTCCTGGAACATCGAAACGCTGGTGCTCTTCCGGGTGGTCCAGGGGCTCGGCGGCGGTCTGCTGATGCCGGTCGGTATGGCGATGGTCGTCCGCGCCGCCGACCGCGAACGGATGGGCCGCCCGATGGCGCTGCTCGGCATCCCCGTACTGATCGGGCCGGTGAGCGGTCCGGTACTCGGCGGCTGGCTGATCGACGCCGCGTCCTGGCACTGGATCTTCCTGGTCAACCTGCCGATCGGCGCGGTGGCCCTGGTGCTCGCGGCGCGGCTGCTGCGCCGCGACGAGCCGCAGCCGTCGCAGCCGCTGGACGTACCCGGACTGCTGATGCTCTCGCCGGGTCTCGCCCTGCTGATCTACGGCCTCTCCACCGGCGGCGCGCACGCCGGCCTCACCTCACCGGGGGCGCTGCTGCCGGCCGTCGCGGGGCTGCTGCTGACCGCGGGGTTCGTGGTACGCGGGCTGACCGCCCGGTATCCGCTGCTGAAGCTGCGGCTGTTCCGCGACCGTACGTTCGCCGCGGGGATCGCCACAATGCTCCTGTTCCCCTGCGGTTACTTCGGCTCGATGCTGCTCACGCCGATGTACTACCAGACGGCGCGCGGCCTGAGCGCCACCCGGGCCGGGCTGCTCGGCATCCCGCTCGCGGTCGCCGTCGGTATCTCGATGCAGATCGCGACCCGGCGGACCGACCGCGTGTCCCCGCGGCTGATCGTGGTCTCCGGCACCGCGGTGGCCGCTCTCGGCCTGTCGCTCTTCGCCGTGCAGGTCGGTCCTGACACGCCGTACTGGCGGCTGTGCGCGGCGATGCTGGTGATGGGGTCGGGCGTCGGCATGGTGATGATGCCCGTCAACACGGTGGCGACCCGCGGGCTGGCCCCCGACGACGTGCCGTCGGGGAGCACGGTGCTGAACATCGTCTCGCAGGTCGGCACATCGGCCGGTACGGCGCTGGTCTCGGTCCTGCTGGCGTCCCGCCCGTCCGGTCCGCCGGGCGGCGCGGGACGGGCGGACGCCTTCCAGTTCACCTACTGGTGGGCGGTCGGGCTGCTGGCCCTGGCAGCCGTACCGGCACTGCTGCTGCCGAAGGGCCGCCGCGCCCCCGCGGAGGGTCCGGCGGAACCGCTCCGCCGGCCGGTCCCGGACCGGAGGACCCCGGCCTGA
- a CDS encoding fumarylacetoacetate hydrolase family protein: MKLLRVGTAGAERPALLDADGTLRDLSALVTDIDGGLLADQAALDRIRAAAAARVLPAIEGDAPRIGPPVGRIGKVVCIGLNYHDHATETGAAIPAEPIVFMKAPDTVVGPDDTVLVPRGSEKTDWEVELAVVIGRTARYLGSAEEALGHVAGYTIAHDVSERAFQIERGGQWDKGKNCETFNPLGPWLVTADEVADPQALPLKLWVNGELKQDGTTADQIFPVGEVVRYLSHFMTLYPGDVINTGTPAGVAMGQPEPKPYLRAGDVVELEIEGLGRQRQPLKDA; the protein is encoded by the coding sequence ATGAAGCTGCTGCGTGTCGGAACGGCCGGGGCCGAGCGCCCCGCACTGCTCGACGCCGACGGAACCCTCCGTGACCTCTCCGCGCTGGTTACGGACATCGACGGAGGGCTGCTCGCCGACCAGGCGGCGCTCGACCGGATAAGGGCCGCCGCCGCGGCCCGTGTGCTGCCCGCCATCGAAGGCGACGCGCCGCGGATCGGGCCGCCGGTCGGCCGGATCGGCAAGGTCGTCTGTATCGGGCTGAACTACCACGACCATGCGACGGAGACGGGTGCGGCCATCCCCGCCGAACCGATCGTCTTCATGAAGGCGCCGGACACCGTGGTCGGCCCCGACGACACCGTGCTCGTACCGCGCGGCAGCGAGAAGACCGACTGGGAGGTCGAGCTGGCCGTCGTCATCGGGCGTACGGCCCGTTACCTCGGGTCGGCGGAGGAGGCGCTCGGCCATGTCGCCGGGTACACGATCGCGCACGACGTATCGGAGCGGGCCTTCCAGATCGAGCGCGGCGGCCAGTGGGACAAGGGCAAGAACTGCGAGACGTTCAATCCGCTCGGCCCGTGGCTGGTGACCGCCGACGAGGTGGCCGACCCGCAGGCGCTCCCGCTGAAGCTGTGGGTGAACGGCGAGCTGAAGCAGGACGGCACGACCGCCGACCAGATCTTCCCGGTCGGTGAAGTGGTGCGGTACCTGAGCCACTTCATGACGCTGTACCCGGGCGATGTCATCAACACCGGTACGCCTGCCGGGGTGGCGATGGGGCAGCCCGAACCCAAGCCCTATCTGCGGGCCGGGGACGTCGTGGAGCTGGAGATCGAAGGGCTCGGACGGCAGCGGCAGCCGCTCAAGGACGCGTAG
- a CDS encoding YidC/Oxa1 family membrane protein insertase: MFSSVFAAFASLVTHLADLLQPLFHGSATAAAIILFTVCVRLAVHPLSRATARGQKARTKLAPRVAELRKKHAKDPQKMQKAIMELHAEEKISPLSGCLPSLLQMPAFFVTYHLFSSPQIGGSSNSLLGHTLMGSPLGGRLRDAIGHGGLLGEQGVIYLVLFAIVTAVATFNYGRTKRMMAASPTPAAEGPGAGVMGAMSKVMPLMSFMTLLTVSYVPLAAALYVVTSTTWTAVERAFLYRDTMPAAAAVASPM, encoded by the coding sequence GTGTTCTCTTCCGTCTTCGCAGCGTTCGCCAGCCTGGTCACGCACCTCGCCGACCTGCTCCAGCCGCTCTTCCACGGGTCGGCGACCGCCGCCGCGATCATTCTGTTCACCGTCTGCGTACGGCTCGCCGTGCACCCCCTCTCGCGGGCCACGGCCCGGGGCCAGAAAGCCCGCACCAAACTCGCCCCGCGCGTGGCCGAACTGCGCAAGAAGCACGCCAAGGACCCGCAGAAGATGCAGAAGGCCATCATGGAGCTGCATGCCGAGGAGAAGATCTCCCCGCTCAGCGGCTGCCTGCCGAGCCTTCTCCAGATGCCCGCCTTCTTCGTGACGTACCACCTGTTCTCCAGTCCGCAGATCGGCGGCTCGTCCAACTCCCTGCTCGGTCACACCCTCATGGGCAGCCCCCTCGGCGGCCGGCTGCGGGACGCGATCGGGCACGGCGGGCTCCTCGGCGAACAAGGCGTCATCTACCTGGTGCTCTTCGCGATCGTCACCGCCGTGGCCACCTTCAACTACGGCCGTACCAAGCGGATGATGGCCGCCTCTCCGACCCCCGCCGCCGAGGGGCCCGGAGCCGGTGTGATGGGCGCGATGAGCAAGGTGATGCCGCTGATGTCGTTCATGACGCTGCTCACGGTGTCCTACGTGCCGCTCGCGGCCGCGCTGTACGTCGTCACCAGCACCACCTGGACCGCCGTCGAGCGCGCCTTCCTCTACCGGGACACGATGCCCGCCGCGGCAGCCGTCGCCAGCCCGATGTAG
- a CDS encoding DUF6412 domain-containing protein, with the protein MAARLMRLSRPAMALFFFLLAEALLAESGTLTSAVALAATAAVGSAVAAFALIASRTAPAVPRTRIRTAIRDRERRTAFLPQRDPDASGRPRPRAPGRPVPTAA; encoded by the coding sequence ATGGCCGCTCGGCTCATGCGTCTGTCCCGCCCCGCCATGGCGCTGTTCTTCTTCCTCCTCGCCGAAGCACTGCTCGCCGAGAGCGGCACGCTCACCTCCGCCGTCGCACTGGCCGCCACCGCCGCGGTCGGTTCCGCGGTCGCCGCCTTCGCGCTCATCGCCTCGCGCACCGCGCCCGCCGTGCCGCGCACCCGGATCCGTACGGCCATCCGCGACCGTGAACGGCGTACGGCCTTCCTGCCGCAACGCGATCCCGACGCCTCGGGCAGGCCCAGGCCCCGAGCACCCGGCCGTCCCGTCCCGACGGCCGCGTAG